The Sulfurospirillum halorespirans DSM 13726 genome has a window encoding:
- a CDS encoding OmpA family protein: MRYNRSRSSDQNFWVSYADLMAGLLFVFILLIGAIVVKYVYVQTDLKGIKNDLEAQKKVLHIAQLELSQKQRDFLRLRSDMNVTSASLQIAKELLSQKESSLDEATARLQLSDREIENLKKLLLDTELARDEVKGELVASQMELGTTTNTLKLKEGELALLSAKLLENTASHQQLVEDLNLTKSRIKNLTGIRIKVVQELKSKLGKKINIDPNSGAIRLPSSVLFDVGSFELKPEAQKQLKETLQPYLDVLLNDDTIRENIDHIVIEGHTDSDGSYMHNLDLSQKRAYSVMAFIYSLDEKRTALLQKYLSANGRSYSDRIFKNGLEDKEASRRIEIKFNLSNKKAIEEIETFLNRKE; this comes from the coding sequence ATGCGATACAACCGTTCACGAAGTTCAGATCAAAACTTCTGGGTCTCGTATGCTGACTTGATGGCAGGATTATTGTTTGTGTTTATCTTGCTTATTGGGGCGATTGTGGTCAAGTATGTGTATGTGCAAACCGATCTTAAAGGCATTAAAAATGATCTTGAAGCGCAAAAGAAAGTTTTGCACATCGCGCAATTGGAGCTCTCCCAAAAACAACGTGATTTCCTAAGGCTTCGCTCGGATATGAATGTCACGAGTGCTTCATTGCAGATCGCCAAAGAGCTGCTCTCTCAAAAAGAGTCGAGTCTGGATGAAGCAACGGCGAGGTTGCAACTCTCAGATAGAGAGATCGAAAATCTTAAAAAACTCCTCCTTGACACGGAACTGGCACGCGATGAAGTCAAAGGTGAGCTTGTCGCCAGCCAAATGGAGCTTGGAACAACCACCAACACACTCAAACTCAAAGAGGGAGAGTTAGCGCTTTTAAGTGCCAAATTGCTTGAAAATACCGCTTCACATCAGCAGTTGGTCGAAGATCTGAACCTCACCAAATCGCGCATTAAAAACCTGACTGGTATTCGCATCAAAGTGGTGCAAGAGCTCAAAAGTAAACTGGGAAAAAAAATCAACATCGACCCCAACAGCGGTGCTATTCGTCTGCCCTCTTCCGTGCTATTTGATGTAGGATCATTCGAGCTCAAACCCGAAGCGCAAAAACAGCTCAAAGAGACACTTCAACCTTACCTTGATGTCCTATTAAACGATGACACCATACGAGAAAACATCGACCACATCGTCATCGAAGGACATACGGATTCGGATGGTAGTTACATGCACAACCTCGATCTTTCACAAAAGAGAGCCTATTCGGTGATGGCATTTATCTATTCACTCGATGAAAAACGCACCGCGTTGCTTCAAAAATACCTGAGTGCAAACGGTCGCTCGTACAGTGATCGTATCTTTAAAAATGGTCTGGAAGATAAAGAGGCATCAAGGCGCATTGAGATTAAGTTTAACCTCTCTAATAAAAAAGCGATTGAAGAGATCGAAACCTTTTTAAATCGTAAAGAATAA
- a CDS encoding MotA/TolQ/ExbB proton channel family protein encodes MQENMNETFQNLAALEAPKRNCALVYLKLILLPTVAYLYFLLGFLGILHFKVGIHSVVLIGFIYIVSLIFAKHNGEFGVCTFRRYSKEFQTELHEYISKNLMPIGGQMKSNASFENFIDTYAKGIRNDNYASVAASIFPTMGILGTFISIALTLPDFSSQSAGALENEISLLLSGVGTAFYVSIYGILLSLWWIFFEKRGLSRFDRDVALIQNSTAALFWTKEEIEQAYLQENLQNFERIGKMFERLSSNDFFERLGKSIETKFGLFDEMLTLEAMAVKRGAEHIKEGMEALSRSQDRQRDLAVIHEDILTKLSLFNESTTSLHVKLMHSNEAMLKTNEELLRTLKETQQSDTAANDEVESLKESLKIIDAETEEIIQKMDALK; translated from the coding sequence ATGCAAGAAAATATGAACGAAACATTCCAAAATTTAGCCGCATTAGAGGCTCCAAAACGTAACTGCGCTTTGGTTTATTTGAAGCTTATTTTGCTTCCAACCGTGGCATATCTCTACTTTTTACTTGGCTTTTTAGGCATTTTACATTTTAAAGTGGGGATTCACAGCGTCGTGCTCATCGGGTTTATTTACATCGTTTCCCTTATTTTTGCCAAACACAATGGCGAATTTGGTGTGTGCACGTTTAGACGTTACTCCAAAGAGTTTCAAACAGAACTTCACGAATATATCTCAAAAAACTTGATGCCTATTGGCGGACAAATGAAGTCCAACGCTTCGTTTGAAAATTTCATCGACACCTATGCCAAAGGCATTCGCAATGACAATTATGCCTCTGTTGCGGCAAGTATTTTCCCAACGATGGGTATTTTGGGAACGTTTATCTCGATCGCGTTAACGCTTCCTGATTTTTCATCGCAAAGTGCGGGTGCGTTGGAAAATGAAATAAGCCTTCTTTTAAGCGGTGTGGGAACAGCGTTTTACGTCTCCATTTACGGTATTTTGCTCTCACTGTGGTGGATCTTTTTTGAAAAACGAGGACTCAGTCGTTTTGATAGAGACGTAGCACTCATTCAAAACTCAACAGCAGCACTCTTTTGGACCAAAGAGGAGATCGAACAAGCTTACTTACAAGAAAATCTTCAAAACTTTGAGCGTATCGGTAAGATGTTTGAACGCCTAAGCTCTAATGACTTTTTTGAACGATTGGGTAAAAGCATTGAGACCAAATTTGGACTGTTCGATGAGATGCTAACCCTTGAAGCCATGGCAGTTAAACGAGGCGCTGAGCACATCAAAGAAGGGATGGAAGCGCTTTCACGCTCGCAAGATAGACAACGCGATTTAGCCGTAATTCACGAAGACATCCTGACTAAACTGAGCCTCTTTAATGAGAGCACCACCTCTTTACATGTAAAGCTGATGCACAGCAATGAAGCGATGCTCAAAACCAACGAAGAGCTTCTGCGCACACTCAAAGAGACCCAACAAAGTGACACCGCCGCAAATGATGAAGTTGAGTCGCTCAAAGAGAGCTTGAAGATCATCGATGCTGAAACCGAAGAGATCATCCAGAAAATGGATGCGTTAAAATAA
- a CDS encoding CHAD domain-containing protein, whose product MSSKKDFLERHSIKQLLKTTLHHNLENITTHLKAFLHTKDPESLHQYRVYIRTARSICLEFNDFMDEKRHELLDKTLKILQQETNEMRDLDVFLDALEAYKQSVDEMYWDDFEQLRAKLLAEKEVAYQHFEEKFTPKLQAKIFDELDALQSDEKLCLAKSEEKLFRHIKEIIENRLKKIAKISKKLDIDSSNERFHKLRLHYKKLRYTCDALSLKQFAKSFKPIQTAFGKVQDKNTQIERIKRYNSANSTALQQIIDLLEEEIAHDKQDCIEKSSKEALQTMHEKFEKIFTCKAC is encoded by the coding sequence ATGTCTTCCAAAAAAGATTTTTTAGAACGTCATAGCATCAAGCAGTTGCTCAAAACCACGCTGCACCACAATCTTGAAAACATCACAACGCATTTAAAAGCGTTTTTGCACACCAAAGATCCTGAAAGCCTGCACCAGTACCGTGTTTACATTCGCACAGCGCGCTCCATCTGCTTGGAATTTAACGATTTTATGGATGAAAAACGCCATGAATTACTCGACAAAACCCTCAAAATCCTCCAACAAGAGACCAACGAGATGCGCGATCTGGATGTCTTTTTAGATGCCCTTGAAGCGTACAAACAAAGCGTTGATGAAATGTATTGGGATGATTTTGAGCAACTGAGAGCAAAGCTTTTGGCAGAGAAAGAGGTGGCGTACCAACACTTTGAAGAAAAGTTCACCCCAAAACTTCAAGCGAAAATTTTTGATGAACTTGATGCACTTCAGAGCGATGAGAAGCTCTGCCTTGCTAAATCTGAAGAAAAACTCTTCCGACACATCAAAGAGATCATCGAAAATCGCCTCAAAAAGATCGCTAAAATTTCCAAAAAACTCGACATAGACTCTTCCAATGAACGGTTTCATAAACTCAGACTTCACTATAAAAAACTTCGCTACACCTGCGATGCGTTATCGCTGAAACAGTTTGCTAAAAGTTTTAAACCGATTCAAACCGCTTTTGGCAAAGTGCAAGATAAAAACACCCAAATTGAGCGCATCAAACGCTATAATAGCGCCAACAGTACAGCGCTGCAACAGATTATCGACCTTTTAGAAGAAGAGATCGCACACGATAAGCAGGACTGCATCGAAAAATCAAGCAAGGAAGCCCTCCAAACCATGCACGAAAAATTTGAAAAAATCTTTACATGTAAAGCGTGCTAA
- a CDS encoding M48 family metallopeptidase, giving the protein MPELAYIAHYPEHLIDQIRRLVNEEKLGKYLLSKYPTTHNLTSDKALYTYTMELKSTHLRKSEPITKVLYDGKINDINDALGLHRITIKNHGGRLRSKSEIRVATLFKSSPEPFLRMICVHELAHLKEREHNKAFYALCENMEPNYHQLEFDVRLYLTHLDLFGKLY; this is encoded by the coding sequence GTGCCAGAACTAGCTTACATCGCGCATTACCCTGAACATTTGATAGATCAAATTCGCCGTCTTGTTAATGAAGAAAAACTGGGAAAATACTTGCTCTCCAAATACCCAACCACGCACAACTTAACCAGTGATAAAGCTCTTTATACGTATACGATGGAGCTTAAAAGCACGCATTTGCGTAAAAGTGAGCCAATCACCAAAGTGCTGTATGATGGCAAAATAAACGACATCAATGACGCGCTAGGCTTACACCGCATCACGATCAAAAACCACGGCGGACGCCTACGCAGTAAAAGTGAAATCAGAGTCGCAACACTTTTTAAAAGCTCACCCGAGCCCTTTTTAAGGATGATCTGCGTGCATGAACTCGCCCATCTCAAAGAGAGAGAACACAACAAAGCCTTTTACGCCCTGTGCGAAAATATGGAGCCAAACTACCACCAATTAGAGTTTGATGTCAGGCTCTACCTCACGCATTTGGATCTGTTTGGGAAGTTGTATTAG
- a CDS encoding GNAT family N-acetyltransferase, with translation MSETTIRLESMQPKHSQSLIELLIYTFRNHFKQCQNLSNEQLTHLFEKRLESSSNESSTHRIIALEDDKVVGTLCLKWKPELEQAKAKNVLFSKEMVQVLGKWDFFKLALSLHLLKHEPALYECYIADISVHPEHQEQGIEPLLIQWACDFAKKDTKFDLITLYLMDKNKDTARFFEKFFFRTCLQKKSFARSVLFDDYQWNYMTLPLK, from the coding sequence ATGTCCGAAACGACCATCCGCCTTGAATCCATGCAACCCAAACACTCCCAATCGTTGATCGAACTGCTCATTTACACGTTTCGAAATCACTTTAAACAGTGCCAAAATTTAAGCAATGAACAGTTAACCCATCTGTTTGAAAAACGTTTAGAATCTTCTTCCAACGAATCATCAACGCACCGAATCATCGCATTGGAGGACGACAAAGTCGTCGGAACATTGTGTCTGAAATGGAAGCCTGAATTGGAACAGGCGAAAGCTAAAAACGTACTTTTTTCAAAAGAGATGGTGCAGGTACTGGGCAAATGGGATTTTTTCAAATTAGCACTCTCATTGCATTTGCTAAAACACGAGCCTGCGCTTTATGAGTGCTACATCGCCGATATTTCGGTGCATCCTGAGCATCAAGAACAAGGTATTGAGCCGCTTCTCATCCAATGGGCATGTGATTTTGCAAAAAAAGATACAAAATTTGACCTTATAACGTTATATCTAATGGACAAAAACAAAGACACCGCACGCTTTTTCGAGAAGTTTTTCTTTAGAACCTGCCTCCAAAAAAAGAGCTTTGCGCGGTCTGTTTTATTTGACGATTATCAATGGAACTATATGACGTTGCCTTTGAAGTAA
- a CDS encoding type II toxin-antitoxin system RelB/DinJ family antitoxin, translating to MALEATIRARCDAELKQSAEAIFKQLGISTSQAINMFLAKVKSENGIPFELKIPNEKTAKAMNEARLGINMETVTLEELKTEFESQKSAQH from the coding sequence ATGGCACTCGAAGCAACGATTAGAGCCAGATGCGACGCTGAATTGAAACAGTCCGCAGAAGCTATTTTTAAACAATTAGGCATCTCTACGTCTCAAGCGATTAATATGTTCTTAGCCAAAGTTAAAAGCGAAAATGGCATTCCTTTTGAGCTCAAAATCCCCAATGAGAAAACCGCAAAAGCGATGAACGAAGCGCGTTTGGGCATCAATATGGAAACCGTAACACTTGAAGAGCTAAAAACAGAATTTGAAAGTCAAAAAAGTGCTCAGCATTAA
- a CDS encoding type II toxin-antitoxin system YafQ family toxin: MKVKKVLSIKRHKQFTKDFSHAKMSEKHFGKFIVYIAKLLQSEPLPPEALDHALEGNWSGFREFHISGDLLVIYMFDEQTLNLIRLGSHSELFS, from the coding sequence TTGAAAGTCAAAAAAGTGCTCAGCATTAAGAGGCACAAGCAGTTTACCAAAGATTTTTCGCACGCAAAAATGAGCGAAAAACATTTTGGAAAATTTATTGTTTATATCGCAAAACTCTTGCAAAGTGAACCTTTACCTCCCGAAGCCTTAGATCATGCACTCGAAGGAAATTGGTCTGGGTTTAGAGAGTTTCATATCAGTGGTGATTTGTTGGTTATCTACATGTTTGATGAGCAAACACTCAATCTTATACGTCTTGGTTCGCATTCGGAGTTGTTTAGTTAA
- a CDS encoding PhzF family phenazine biosynthesis protein, translated as MTPTQLPIYIIDAFTDTLFKGNQAAVVPLKHWLPESMMQSIASENNLSETAFFVKNSEGIFEIRWFSPLKEIDFCGHATLASAYVIFNHFDHPFCITFWAKAVGKIEVNALENGLIEMSFPNREPECVVEVPEALRTGLSIAPLEFYKNQQAYFAVYKDEDDVKNVVPDLEKLTTLAPFDVVVSAPSVAFDFVSRYFWPANGGVEDPVTGSIHAGLAPFWSKRLGKQTLVALQASKRSGVLYCCVEKERVFVSGACVEYLQGTIGLRA; from the coding sequence ATGACCCCAACCCAACTCCCCATTTACATCATCGACGCTTTCACCGACACACTGTTCAAAGGCAATCAAGCCGCAGTTGTGCCACTGAAGCATTGGCTTCCTGAATCCATGATGCAAAGCATTGCTTCTGAAAACAACCTCTCTGAGACGGCATTTTTTGTTAAAAATTCTGAGGGTATTTTTGAGATTCGTTGGTTTTCACCTTTGAAGGAGATCGACTTTTGTGGGCATGCGACGTTGGCGAGCGCGTATGTGATTTTTAACCATTTTGATCATCCATTTTGCATCACGTTTTGGGCGAAGGCGGTGGGAAAAATTGAGGTCAATGCGCTTGAAAATGGGTTGATTGAGATGAGTTTTCCTAACCGCGAACCTGAGTGTGTGGTGGAGGTTCCAGAAGCTTTACGAACGGGACTTTCCATTGCGCCGCTTGAATTTTACAAGAACCAACAAGCTTATTTCGCTGTGTATAAAGACGAGGACGATGTTAAAAATGTCGTGCCCGATCTTGAAAAACTGACAACATTGGCACCTTTTGATGTGGTAGTGAGCGCTCCAAGTGTAGCGTTCGACTTTGTTTCGCGCTATTTTTGGCCTGCCAATGGTGGCGTGGAAGACCCTGTTACGGGCTCAATTCATGCAGGGCTTGCGCCGTTTTGGTCGAAACGTTTGGGCAAACAAACGCTTGTTGCTCTGCAAGCATCGAAGCGTTCAGGTGTGCTGTACTGCTGTGTTGAAAAAGAGCGTGTTTTTGTTTCGGGTGCGTGTGTGGAGTATTTGCAAGGGACGATTGGGCTTCGTGCGTAA